The genomic segment AAATATCATTGTTCAGTTTATTGGTCACATTCCTGTTAGGGCCGACATGACCGAGTTGACATTCGGGAAGTCACTGCTTGCGACGCATTATGACGCTCATGGACAACGTATAGGGTTTACCGCCATAAAGCTGCTGGATGGACGTTTTCCCGATCTGGATCGCGTCGTACCAACAATGGTAGACCACAACATCAACCCCGTAGTCCAGGCTGGACTTCTTAGTTACCCAGAGAAGATGTTCGGGCGAGAACGGAAATTTATCCCTATGCAGTTGCTGCCATCAGGCAAAGAGAGCGCCGTTCTCATCAAATTCGATACGACAGTCAATAGCATGTATGGCAATCCAAAGTTTGTCGTAATGCCCTGCCGTGATAGTGCCTTTGAAGTAGTTAAGGAGTTCTTAGGATGAAATTTGAATACCAAGATCAGGGCAGCATTGCAACGCTAACCATAACCAGTACAGCCTTTGAGTTTAGAAGACATAACCGCGTTGTTGATGCTGTCCTACTGAGAGCTAATGTCACTATGAGACGAAGTGGCTTTTTCTTCCTCACCACCGTTATTAAGGGGAAAACACCAGCGGTAATGCGAGCCTACAAACTCGCAATAAGGGAGATAGAGCGATGACCGACATAGAAACAAACGACTGCGGCATGGTGGATATTGACGATGTAATCATCCGGAGCACTTTAATTGTCGATGATGGTTGCGACTGGACAGCGCACCATGTATGGCGCATGAACACCAGACGCAGAATGCGAAATGGCATTTACGAGCCTCCACCGGACAGACCTAAAGTTTCCGAAATAAAGCTGACGCCAATTAAAAAGCCGAAAAAGAAACGCCAGAGAAAGGCAGAAGTGGTCGATTAATCGTCTATATCACAAGACACCGCGCCCCACAAGGATCGTAGCGTAGTTGTGCAGATTAAAGAATGGAAAATAAAATGAATATTAAAAAATCACCTGTAGTTGAAGCGCTCGAAATATTAGGCGCCTGTGATGTAGAGACACTGGCAGGCCATCTTGACTATAAAGAAAGTATGGTGAATGCCATGCTTACCGCATTACTCAGACGTGAAACCGTTATCCGTGATGGTGATAAGTATCGTCTGGCTGATGAAGCACCAGCACCAGCACCAGCACCAGCACCAGCACCAGCACCAGCACCAGCACCAGCAGGAATTAAAGCCGAGCTGGAAGAAAAATCAACTGTCCGTGTAGTTAATAAATCCGGTCTTGGGCCAACGGAACGGTGTCGTTCAGTGCTGAACAATATCAATACCGAAATTACAGCTAATGACCTGGCTGAACGTGCAAACGTCCCATTAAAAAGCATTAGCGGACTATTATCTCATGACGTTAAAAGCGGGAAGATTTCCGTCCGTAAAATCGATGGGCGTAATTTTTACAAGGTGGCCACCGTTGAAATCACGCCATCAGAGGGATCAGCCCCTGAAAGCATGGATATTCAGGCCACTTGCAGAACACTGTTATCAGTTGCCGGCGAGACACAAACCGTGACGCTACCAACGATAGCCTGTATCGAAAGAAAAATGGAAGAAGCTCGCGTGGAATTTAAGCGACTAAATGAGCTTAAAGACGTTCTGGTTAGGCTGAAAGTGATTTTAGATGGAGAGGTTAAAAATGTTATCTCTTGATTGCGTTCCGTTAACAACCTACTACCAAATGACGGGCGAAACTGCTGATGCCGTTAACAAACGGATACAAAGAGGGTTATGGATTGAGGGTGTCCATGTTTTAAAAATAGAAGGAGTGAAGGAACGATGGATTGATTTAGTGGAGGTAGCAAAGTGGGCCAGAACGAACAAAAAGACTTACCCAGGGGAATAACCGTCAGGAAGCACCGTTCAGGTAGTACGATCAATATTGCATTCACCTACAGAGGGGTTAAATGTAGAGAGCCCCTCTCTAACCTTGATGTAACACCAAAGAACATTAAATATGCGGAGCGGTTACTTGGGGAAAT from the Limnobaculum zhutongyuii genome contains:
- a CDS encoding beta clamp domain-containing protein, whose translation is MKIKSAMLRAALVCVAKNDARYYLNGIHITPKYIEATNGHVALRLEHGINTRRNIIVQFIGHIPVRADMTELTFGKSLLATHYDAHGQRIGFTAIKLLDGRFPDLDRVVPTMVDHNINPVVQAGLLSYPEKMFGRERKFIPMQLLPSGKESAVLIKFDTTVNSMYGNPKFVVMPCRDSAFEVVKEFLG
- a CDS encoding excisionase yields the protein MLSLDCVPLTTYYQMTGETADAVNKRIQRGLWIEGVHVLKIEGVKERWIDLVEVAKWARTNKKTYPGE